A single Nicotiana tabacum cultivar K326 chromosome 5, ASM71507v2, whole genome shotgun sequence DNA region contains:
- the LOC107813362 gene encoding 11 kDa late embryogenesis abundant protein — translation MQAAKEKAANVAASAKAGMEKTKAVVGEKAEKLTTSDPVQKQMATEKKEERIHQAEMDKLAAQEQNAASRQVAATGGTTAYTASGGVAPGHTMTGAHGTTTVPTGTTTGVVGTQYPPGTTTGTGSATVQGPNTGGRHGSTTGSAF, via the exons ATGCAAGCAGCAAAGGAGAAAGCAGCTAATGTTGCCGCTTCGGCTAAGGCTGGCATGGAAAAAACCAAGGCCGTCGTCGGAGAGAAg GCGGAGAAATTGACGACAAGTGATCCAGTGCAAAAACAAATGGCGAcggagaaaaaagaagagaggatCCATCAAGCGGAGATGGATAAGCTGGCAGCACAGGAGCAGAACGCGGCCTCGAGACAAGTAGCTGCTACCGGAGGAACTACTGCTTATACTGCTAGCGGCGGTGTGGCTCCCGGTCACACCATGACCGGGGCCCATGGGACCACTACGGTGCCTACTGGGACAACAACAGGCGTGGTTGGGACACAGTACCCACCGGGGACCACTACTGGAACCGGAAGTGCTACTGTTCAAGGTCCTAATACTGGTGGACGTCATGGATCTACCACCGGTTCTGCCTTTTAA